In Luteolibacter rhizosphaerae, the following proteins share a genomic window:
- a CDS encoding AAA family ATPase, which yields MDLEALKIALAASPDNIPLLMMVGKLHEDRFELADARSCFDRVVVLQPDHGEALVGIARLLDMAGESSEAAVRLESLCARQPKLASAWMLRARIAFDEGDAMAARSYYDTAVDLDRAQADDEFLQSILKAGGNKRVAMTSSGTFHEEEDEDDGNPFDGMDAVTARDLDLEFRVRADLKFEDIGGMEKVKDDIRMKIIHPLKNPELFAAYGKKPGGGVLLYGPPGCGKTLMARATAGEINASFFSVGLHQVLDMYIGESEQKLHKIFELARKSAPAVLFFDETDALAADRRDMRQSAGRNLINQFLSELDGAQAANDGLLILGATNAPWHLDGAFLRPGRFDRIIFVPPPDVGAREEIAKIHAKGKPLVDFDPADIAKRTDGFSGADLRAVFDQATELALTEAMKKGSVVPVSGKMLAKASKEVKPSTRKWFESAKNHALYANQSGFYDDVLVYLGLKKA from the coding sequence ATGGACTTGGAAGCCCTGAAGATCGCGCTCGCCGCATCTCCCGACAATATCCCGCTGCTGATGATGGTGGGGAAGCTGCATGAAGACCGCTTCGAGCTGGCGGATGCACGCTCCTGCTTCGATCGCGTGGTGGTGCTTCAGCCGGATCACGGCGAGGCGCTGGTCGGGATCGCCCGCCTGCTCGACATGGCCGGGGAAAGCTCGGAGGCCGCGGTGCGTCTGGAATCGCTCTGCGCCCGCCAGCCGAAGCTCGCTTCCGCATGGATGCTGCGTGCGCGCATCGCCTTCGATGAAGGGGACGCGATGGCCGCCCGCTCCTACTACGACACCGCGGTGGATCTCGATCGCGCCCAAGCGGACGATGAATTCCTGCAATCGATCCTCAAGGCCGGCGGCAACAAGCGCGTGGCGATGACTTCCTCCGGCACTTTCCACGAGGAAGAAGACGAGGACGATGGCAACCCCTTTGACGGCATGGATGCCGTGACCGCCCGCGATCTCGATCTGGAATTCCGCGTCCGCGCCGACCTCAAGTTCGAGGACATCGGCGGCATGGAGAAGGTGAAGGATGACATCCGGATGAAGATCATCCATCCGCTGAAGAATCCCGAACTCTTCGCCGCCTATGGCAAGAAGCCCGGCGGCGGCGTGCTGCTCTACGGCCCGCCCGGCTGCGGCAAGACCCTGATGGCGCGTGCGACGGCAGGGGAGATCAATGCCTCCTTCTTCTCCGTGGGCCTGCACCAGGTGCTGGACATGTACATCGGCGAGTCCGAGCAGAAGCTGCACAAGATCTTCGAACTGGCGCGCAAGTCCGCACCCGCCGTGCTCTTCTTCGATGAGACGGATGCGCTCGCTGCCGATCGCCGGGACATGCGGCAATCCGCCGGTCGCAATCTCATCAATCAATTCCTCAGCGAACTCGACGGCGCTCAAGCGGCGAATGACGGCCTGCTGATCCTGGGCGCGACGAATGCTCCTTGGCATCTCGACGGCGCCTTCCTGCGTCCCGGCCGTTTCGATCGCATCATCTTCGTGCCGCCGCCGGATGTCGGTGCCCGCGAAGAGATCGCGAAGATCCATGCAAAGGGCAAGCCGCTGGTGGACTTCGATCCCGCGGACATCGCGAAGCGCACCGATGGCTTCTCCGGCGCGGACCTGCGCGCGGTCTTCGACCAAGCCACCGAGCTGGCGCTCACGGAAGCCATGAAGAAGGGCAGCGTGGTACCCGTCAGCGGCAAGATGCTGGCAAAGGCGAGCAAGGAGGTGAAGCCCTCCACACGCAAATGGTTCGAGAGTGCGAAGAACCACGCGCTCTATGCGAATCAGAGCGGCTTCTACGATGATGTGCTGGTCTACCTCGGACTGAAGAAAGCATGA
- a CDS encoding tetratricopeptide repeat protein yields the protein MSSPFARAQMLRQHRRHEEAVAMLHAHLAHHPDDASAHIELALNRIEMQGSKAMALEDARKATGLSPNDPFPLALQANILCQLDREKEALIMAEAAIAMDPEDVYSWNAKTLALCGLSRWKEAEESARQALELDPDDESASNLMAHVFRLQNKLDESQQESRRRLARDPDNAFSFANSGWAALQRGQVQEAEQMFKEALRLQPDLKFAKDGLKESYRARSAFYRLFLRWAFFMQRFSDKYQMLIVIGVVFGFRIVRGIAAAVHPLLALVVMFVYYMFLFGTWLSSGIANFLILKDPVARLSLDRSEKVEGVAIGILFFGGLLTLAGGAITEFLPVAVAGGTMMVAAIPASMVFTNESVKGRFVFGSCMAAVLVLGGVVTADMAANPSLDLGEGKSGPAFSLVLVIAMITTWLGMVPSLRRANPE from the coding sequence ATGAGCTCGCCCTTTGCCCGCGCCCAGATGCTCCGCCAGCACCGCCGCCACGAGGAAGCGGTGGCGATGCTGCACGCGCATCTCGCCCATCATCCGGATGATGCTTCCGCCCACATCGAGCTGGCGCTGAACCGCATCGAGATGCAGGGCTCGAAGGCCATGGCGCTGGAGGACGCTCGCAAGGCCACCGGTCTCTCGCCGAACGATCCATTCCCGCTCGCCCTGCAGGCGAACATCCTTTGCCAGCTCGATCGCGAGAAGGAAGCGCTGATCATGGCTGAGGCCGCCATCGCCATGGATCCGGAGGACGTCTACTCGTGGAATGCGAAGACGCTCGCGCTCTGCGGCCTGAGCCGCTGGAAGGAGGCGGAGGAATCCGCACGCCAAGCGCTGGAGCTCGATCCCGATGACGAGAGTGCCTCGAACCTGATGGCGCACGTCTTCCGCCTGCAGAACAAGCTGGATGAATCCCAACAGGAATCGCGGCGTCGTCTCGCCCGGGATCCGGACAATGCCTTCTCCTTCGCGAATTCCGGCTGGGCCGCCTTGCAGCGCGGCCAGGTGCAGGAGGCCGAACAGATGTTCAAGGAAGCGCTGCGGCTGCAGCCGGACCTGAAGTTCGCGAAGGACGGGCTGAAGGAATCCTACCGCGCCCGCTCCGCCTTCTATCGTCTCTTCCTGCGCTGGGCCTTCTTCATGCAGCGCTTCAGCGACAAGTACCAGATGCTGATCGTCATCGGCGTGGTCTTCGGCTTCCGCATCGTGCGGGGCATCGCCGCGGCGGTTCATCCGCTGCTCGCGCTGGTGGTGATGTTCGTCTACTACATGTTCCTCTTCGGGACCTGGCTCTCCTCGGGGATCGCGAATTTCCTGATCCTGAAGGATCCCGTAGCCCGTCTTTCCTTGGACCGCTCGGAGAAGGTGGAGGGCGTGGCGATCGGCATCCTGTTCTTCGGTGGTCTGCTCACGCTGGCAGGTGGGGCGATCACCGAGTTCCTGCCGGTGGCCGTGGCCGGTGGCACCATGATGGTCGCCGCGATCCCCGCCTCGATGGTATTCACCAATGAATCGGTGAAGGGCCGCTTCGTCTTCGGCTCCTGCATGGCCGCGGTGCTGGTGCTCGGCGGCGTCGTGACCGCTGACATGGCCGCGAATCCCAGTCTCGATCTGGGGGAGGGGAAATCCGGCCCCGCCTTCAGCCTCGTGCTGGTCATCGCGATGATCACCACCTGGCTCGGCATGGTGCCCTCCCTGCGCAGGGCCAATCCGGAGTAG
- a CDS encoding transposase, whose product MRSTHLALTYYVVFSTKDREPWIDAKWRDRFHSFLGGAARSIDVVPIAVGGVADHVHLLLGLRATHALAAVLRDIKVASSRWVHEEIGQKRFAWLLEKCAVPYNPEHLW is encoded by the coding sequence ATACGCTCCACCCACCTTGCACTGACTTATTATGTGGTCTTCAGCACGAAGGACCGTGAACCATGGATCGATGCAAAATGGAGAGACCGCTTTCACTCATTCTTGGGCGGCGCCGCCCGCTCCATCGATGTGGTACCGATTGCAGTAGGAGGTGTGGCGGATCACGTGCATCTCTTATTAGGCCTCCGGGCAACCCACGCATTGGCGGCGGTCCTGCGTGACATCAAGGTCGCCTCTTCCCGATGGGTGCATGAGGAGATCGGTCAGAAGCGATTCGCGTGGCTCTTGGAGAAATGCGCTGTTCCCTACAATCCGGAACATCTCTGGTAG
- the rbfA gene encoding 30S ribosome-binding factor RbfA, which yields MSHRIDRVNELLKREIGTVIQKDYEWHGALVTVSAVETTQDIKEAKVWISVLGGRVDNVLDKLNHDHGSIQKKISKRVVLKSMPVLSFRHDGSAERGVEIVNLLDEVAKLPTAKDSDPE from the coding sequence ATGAGCCATCGAATCGATCGAGTTAACGAGCTTCTCAAGCGCGAGATCGGCACCGTGATCCAGAAGGATTACGAGTGGCACGGTGCGCTGGTGACGGTGAGCGCGGTGGAGACCACGCAGGACATCAAGGAGGCAAAGGTGTGGATCAGCGTGCTGGGCGGCCGCGTGGACAACGTGCTGGACAAGCTCAACCACGACCACGGCAGCATCCAGAAGAAGATCTCCAAGCGGGTGGTGCTGAAGTCCATGCCGGTGCTGAGTTTCCGCCACGATGGCTCCGCCGAGCGCGGGGTGGAGATCGTGAACCTGCTGGACGAAGTGGCGAAGCTGCCGACGGCGAAGGATTCGGATCCGGAGTGA
- the infB gene encoding translation initiation factor IF-2, protein MAKDSSDSTPPKRKVLDLIEQPKSASRRDRQRAAQAAESAPPPPSELQKKKDGALDLFSDEGKKKKSGVRKTEQSGKAVLPTISKILEDEEPKAEVPATPPPPAESVSPTPAPVEVPAASEAAAEDSGNVISIKPPIIVSELATRMGLKPFRLLADLIKLQVFVAPHQAIEPEVAVKVCEMHGFTFEREKREKGGGVHKVEEVVVEPEAPLDEPEDLLQLRPPIITIMGHVDHGKTSLLDYIRKTKITAGEAGGITQHVAAYKVEHEGKPITFIDTPGHAIFSDMRARGADITDIVVLVVAANDGIMPQTLEAIEHAKKAKKTIIVAINKIDLPTANSMRVKTQLAEKGLQTVDFGGDVEFVEISALTGAGIPDLLELLALQAEVLELKANPKGNARAAIIEARVQPGRGATASVIVETGTLKVGTPFICGPFAGKVKSLINDRGEQIKEAKPGTPVEVIGFDEMPNVGDELVEMDNVRAAQKLADERQLDLRNSRLKMTQKSRMEDLFSNVIEGTGKAVLKLVLKCDVQGSVEAIKKAIGDIQSDKVTAQVIIGGAGPITEGDVQMASSADAVVLGFNTKVEANAVKAVKSEGVQVKLYSIVYELIDQVREAMLGMLEPLTRENIIGHAEVRMIFKLSKSKGRAAGSFVKDGKIHRKAHARVLRGGVPVFDGKMSTLRRFQDEVEEVKSGMECGIRLGEFNEYQEGDIIECYTLEKIPQTL, encoded by the coding sequence ATGGCTAAAGACAGCAGCGACAGTACTCCGCCGAAACGCAAGGTTCTCGACCTGATCGAGCAACCGAAGTCCGCCTCGCGCCGTGACCGGCAACGGGCGGCCCAAGCCGCGGAGTCCGCACCGCCCCCGCCGAGCGAGTTGCAGAAGAAGAAGGACGGCGCTCTCGACCTCTTCAGCGATGAGGGCAAGAAGAAGAAGTCCGGCGTGCGCAAGACCGAGCAGTCCGGCAAGGCCGTGCTGCCCACGATCTCCAAGATCCTGGAAGACGAGGAGCCGAAGGCCGAGGTCCCCGCGACCCCGCCGCCGCCGGCCGAGTCCGTCTCCCCCACCCCGGCTCCGGTCGAGGTGCCGGCTGCCAGCGAGGCCGCCGCGGAAGACAGCGGCAACGTCATCAGCATCAAGCCGCCGATCATCGTCAGCGAGCTGGCCACGCGCATGGGACTGAAGCCCTTCCGCCTGCTGGCCGACCTGATCAAGCTGCAGGTTTTCGTCGCCCCGCATCAGGCCATCGAGCCGGAAGTGGCGGTGAAGGTCTGTGAGATGCACGGCTTCACCTTCGAGCGCGAGAAGCGCGAAAAGGGCGGTGGCGTGCACAAGGTGGAGGAAGTGGTGGTGGAACCGGAAGCTCCGCTCGACGAGCCGGAGGACCTGCTCCAGCTGCGCCCGCCGATCATCACGATCATGGGTCACGTCGACCACGGGAAGACCTCCCTGCTCGACTACATCCGCAAGACCAAGATCACGGCCGGCGAGGCCGGTGGCATCACCCAGCACGTGGCCGCCTACAAGGTGGAGCACGAGGGCAAGCCGATCACTTTCATCGATACCCCGGGCCACGCGATCTTCTCGGACATGCGTGCCCGCGGCGCGGACATCACGGACATCGTGGTGCTCGTGGTCGCCGCGAATGACGGCATCATGCCGCAGACGCTGGAGGCGATCGAACACGCCAAGAAGGCGAAGAAGACGATCATCGTGGCGATCAACAAGATCGACCTGCCGACCGCCAACTCGATGCGCGTGAAGACGCAGCTCGCGGAGAAGGGCCTGCAGACCGTGGACTTCGGCGGCGACGTCGAGTTCGTGGAGATCTCCGCCCTGACCGGTGCCGGCATCCCGGACCTGCTGGAACTTCTGGCCCTGCAGGCCGAGGTGCTCGAACTGAAGGCGAACCCGAAGGGCAATGCCCGGGCCGCCATCATCGAGGCCCGGGTGCAGCCCGGCCGCGGCGCCACCGCTTCGGTGATCGTCGAGACCGGCACGCTCAAGGTGGGCACGCCTTTCATCTGCGGCCCCTTCGCGGGCAAGGTGAAGTCGCTCATCAACGACCGCGGCGAACAGATCAAGGAAGCCAAGCCCGGCACTCCGGTGGAAGTCATCGGCTTCGACGAAATGCCGAACGTGGGTGACGAACTGGTGGAGATGGACAATGTCCGCGCCGCCCAGAAGCTCGCCGACGAACGCCAGCTCGACCTGCGCAACTCGCGCCTGAAGATGACGCAGAAGAGCCGCATGGAGGATCTCTTCTCGAACGTGATCGAAGGCACCGGCAAGGCCGTGCTGAAGCTCGTGCTGAAGTGCGACGTGCAGGGTTCGGTCGAAGCGATCAAGAAGGCGATCGGCGACATCCAATCCGACAAGGTCACCGCCCAGGTCATCATCGGCGGTGCCGGTCCGATCACGGAAGGCGACGTGCAGATGGCCAGCTCCGCGGATGCCGTGGTGCTGGGCTTCAACACCAAGGTGGAAGCCAACGCCGTGAAGGCGGTGAAGTCCGAGGGTGTGCAGGTGAAGCTCTACTCGATCGTCTACGAACTGATCGACCAGGTGCGCGAGGCGATGCTCGGCATGCTCGAGCCGCTCACCCGCGAGAACATCATCGGCCACGCCGAGGTGCGCATGATCTTCAAGCTCTCCAAGTCCAAGGGCCGCGCCGCCGGTTCCTTCGTCAAGGATGGCAAGATCCACCGCAAGGCCCACGCCCGCGTCCTCCGCGGCGGGGTGCCGGTCTTCGACGGCAAGATGTCCACGCTCCGCCGCTTCCAGGACGAAGTGGAAGAGGTCAAGTCGGGCATGGAGTGCGGTATCCGCCTCGGGGAATTCAACGAATACCAGGAAGGCGATATCATCGAGTGCTACACGCTCGAGAAGATCCCGCAGACGCTGTAA
- the nusA gene encoding transcription termination factor NusA, with protein MTNDIVALIDYYEKEKGIDRDKVVAALEYAFISAYRKMVPGADAIETLRADVNTKKGETRIFAVLTVVEDGEQNDKFNQVVLSTASKKNPSVQPGETMEFNVTPKDFGRIAVQTAKQTMMQRLRQAEKEMIYEEFKDRAGDIVSGTVRRFDRSDVLVDLGKFEGVMPSRERVQTEEYNIGDRIRAYVVAVENEGRGPEIILSRSHPNFVRRLFEAEVNEISDRTVEIRGIAREAGYRTKVAVWSTDDKVDPVGACVGLRGARVKNIVRELNNEKVDIIRWSDNPEEFVREALKPAVLRTITVDTENRVLHVTVEEEDLSKAIGRRGQNARLSSRLMGWDVQVRKDESKLEQFEKKIAGAAHSVGELLGLEDELADKLFRAGGTSTDMVADMDAEYIMEELGVSEERALDILARARGNAASA; from the coding sequence ATGACCAACGACATCGTCGCACTCATCGATTACTACGAGAAAGAAAAAGGCATCGACCGGGACAAGGTCGTTGCCGCGCTCGAGTACGCTTTCATTTCAGCCTATCGCAAGATGGTTCCGGGGGCCGATGCGATCGAGACCCTGCGCGCCGATGTGAATACCAAGAAGGGCGAGACCCGCATCTTCGCGGTGCTCACCGTGGTCGAGGATGGCGAGCAGAACGACAAGTTCAACCAAGTGGTCCTCTCCACTGCCTCGAAGAAGAATCCCTCCGTGCAGCCGGGCGAGACGATGGAGTTCAACGTGACTCCGAAGGACTTCGGCCGCATCGCCGTGCAGACTGCCAAGCAGACGATGATGCAGCGCCTCCGCCAGGCGGAGAAGGAGATGATTTACGAGGAGTTCAAGGACCGCGCGGGGGACATCGTCTCCGGCACCGTCCGCCGCTTCGATCGCAGCGACGTGCTCGTCGACCTCGGCAAGTTCGAGGGCGTGATGCCGAGCCGCGAGCGCGTGCAGACCGAGGAGTACAACATCGGCGACCGCATCCGCGCCTACGTGGTGGCGGTGGAAAACGAAGGCCGCGGCCCGGAGATCATCCTTTCCCGCAGCCACCCGAACTTCGTGCGCCGTCTCTTCGAAGCCGAGGTAAACGAGATTTCCGACCGCACCGTGGAGATCCGCGGGATCGCGCGTGAAGCCGGCTACCGCACCAAGGTGGCCGTGTGGAGCACCGACGACAAGGTGGACCCGGTGGGCGCCTGCGTGGGCCTGCGCGGTGCACGCGTGAAGAACATCGTCCGCGAGCTCAACAACGAGAAGGTCGACATCATCCGCTGGAGCGACAATCCGGAGGAATTCGTCCGCGAGGCGCTCAAGCCCGCCGTGCTGCGCACCATCACGGTGGATACGGAGAACCGCGTGCTCCACGTGACCGTGGAGGAAGAAGACCTGAGCAAGGCGATCGGCCGCCGCGGCCAGAACGCCCGCCTGTCCTCCCGCCTGATGGGCTGGGACGTGCAGGTCCGCAAGGACGAGAGCAAGCTCGAGCAATTCGAGAAGAAGATCGCCGGTGCCGCGCACTCGGTGGGCGAGCTTCTCGGCTTGGAAGACGAGCTGGCCGACAAGCTTTTCCGCGCCGGCGGCACCAGCACCGACATGGTGGCCGACATGGACGCCGAATACATCATGGAGGAACTGGGCGTGTCCGAAGAACGGGCGCTCGATATCCTCGCTCGGGCGCGTGGCAATGCTGCCTCCGCTTGA
- a CDS encoding DUF1080 domain-containing protein: MKRREWMGVALAAGCGGSCREKPVAIAGPSPAPEAEPASQPLEDHWEHVMGGELSQPEPGILRIQWGESLSAIRWKGAPVTLPFEVEWEARRIDGSDFFSGLTFPARASGESLTWVVGGWGGALVGISSIDGKDAAENESTRHRAFEKGRWYRLKLRREGERLATWIDGEPVLDLDTSGKTLGLRPGPIDCCAPFGLATWQTTGEFKGLRWRALQD, from the coding sequence ATGAAGCGGCGCGAGTGGATGGGTGTGGCATTGGCCGCGGGATGCGGGGGCTCCTGCCGGGAGAAGCCGGTGGCGATCGCGGGCCCCTCCCCTGCTCCGGAGGCGGAGCCGGCGTCGCAGCCGCTGGAAGATCATTGGGAACACGTGATGGGCGGGGAGCTCAGCCAGCCGGAACCGGGGATTCTGCGGATCCAGTGGGGCGAGAGCCTGAGCGCGATCCGCTGGAAGGGGGCGCCGGTGACCCTACCCTTCGAGGTGGAGTGGGAGGCGCGGCGAATCGATGGCAGCGACTTCTTTTCCGGCCTGACCTTCCCGGCCCGGGCATCCGGGGAATCCCTGACTTGGGTGGTCGGCGGCTGGGGCGGGGCGCTGGTGGGAATCTCCTCGATCGACGGGAAGGATGCCGCGGAGAACGAGAGCACCCGGCACCGGGCCTTCGAGAAAGGGCGCTGGTACCGGCTGAAGCTGCGGCGGGAGGGCGAGCGGCTGGCCACTTGGATCGATGGGGAGCCGGTACTGGACCTTGATACCAGCGGCAAGACGCTGGGCCTGCGGCCGGGACCGATCGATTGCTGCGCCCCCTTCGGCCTGGCCACTTGGCAGACCACCGGGGAATTCAAGGGCTTGCGCTGGCGGGCCTTGCAGGACTGA
- a CDS encoding HAD-IA family hydrolase has product MIRALFLDAAGTLIEPAESVAAVYARHAAAHGIPLETAGIKAAFAELFSSTGDPDWAAHPQGDAAEREWWRQLVSATLSRAADRELDSDAVAACFEALFAHYADPVAWQVFPEVPEMLASARAAGFQLAVVSNFDRRLHGILAGHGLHFDAVITSADARSRKPEPAIFQSALAALGVDAAEVLHAGDSASADLEGAARLGITARLVMRPGYALNDFLREALEL; this is encoded by the coding sequence GTGATCCGTGCCCTCTTCCTCGATGCTGCCGGGACCCTGATCGAGCCCGCTGAATCGGTCGCCGCCGTCTATGCACGGCACGCCGCCGCCCACGGCATCCCGCTGGAGACCGCCGGGATCAAGGCGGCCTTCGCCGAGCTCTTCTCCAGCACCGGCGATCCTGACTGGGCGGCCCATCCGCAGGGCGATGCCGCCGAGCGCGAGTGGTGGCGGCAGCTCGTGAGCGCTACCCTGAGCCGTGCCGCAGACCGCGAACTGGATAGCGACGCCGTAGCCGCCTGCTTCGAGGCGCTTTTCGCCCACTATGCGGATCCCGTTGCCTGGCAGGTCTTCCCGGAAGTGCCGGAGATGCTCGCCTCCGCCCGCGCCGCCGGATTCCAGCTCGCCGTGGTCTCGAATTTCGACCGCCGCCTGCATGGCATCCTCGCCGGTCACGGCCTGCATTTCGATGCCGTCATCACCTCTGCCGATGCCCGCTCGCGCAAGCCGGAGCCCGCGATCTTCCAGTCTGCCCTCGCTGCCCTCGGCGTGGATGCCGCGGAAGTCCTGCACGCTGGCGACTCCGCCTCCGCCGATCTCGAAGGCGCCGCCCGGCTCGGAATCACGGCCCGCCTAGTCATGCGCCCCGGTTACGCGCTCAACGACTTCCTGCGGGAAGCCCTCGAATTGTAG